A window of Amycolatopsis australiensis contains these coding sequences:
- a CDS encoding ArsR/SmtB family transcription factor, producing MHAFDVLGDPVRRRILELLADGERAAGAVTEVIRAEFGISQPAVSQHLKVLRDNGFAVVRQEGTRRLYAVGHAPLRDVDVWLDRFRRFWTPPLDALATEIARGKRERRLAADKSEGESP from the coding sequence GTGCACGCGTTCGACGTCCTCGGCGACCCGGTCCGCCGGCGGATCCTGGAGCTGCTGGCCGACGGCGAGCGGGCCGCCGGCGCGGTGACCGAGGTGATCCGGGCCGAGTTCGGCATCTCGCAGCCGGCGGTGTCCCAGCATCTGAAAGTGCTGCGGGACAACGGGTTCGCGGTCGTCCGCCAGGAGGGCACGCGCCGGCTGTACGCGGTCGGGCACGCGCCGCTGCGGGACGTCGACGTCTGGCTCGACCGGTTCCGCCGGTTCTGGACCCCGCCGCTGGACGCACTGGCCACCGAAATCGCCCGCGGCAAGCGAGAGCGGCGCCTTGCCGCGGACAAATCCGAAGGAGAAAGCCCGTGA